In Aureibaculum algae, the following are encoded in one genomic region:
- the trmD gene encoding tRNA (guanosine(37)-N1)-methyltransferase TrmD — MRIDIITVSPDLIKSPFEHSIIKRAIDKELVEIHFHNLRDYAVNKYGKIDDSPYGGESGMVMMIEPIDKCISKLKLERNYDEVIYMTPDAEMLNQQMANTLSLKENIIILCGHYKGIDHRVRDLLVTKEISIGDYVLSGGELAAAVLSDSIIRLIPGVLGDETSALSDSFQDGLLAPPVYTRPSEYNGLKVPAILLSGNFPKIEEWRTEKAIERTKNIRPDLLKKSEK, encoded by the coding sequence ATGAGAATAGATATAATTACTGTTTCACCTGATCTTATTAAAAGTCCTTTTGAGCATTCAATAATCAAAAGAGCCATTGATAAAGAATTGGTGGAAATTCATTTTCATAATTTAAGAGATTATGCAGTTAATAAATATGGAAAAATAGATGATTCACCTTATGGAGGAGAATCTGGTATGGTGATGATGATTGAACCCATTGATAAATGCATCTCAAAGTTAAAATTAGAGCGGAATTATGATGAAGTGATTTATATGACGCCAGATGCCGAAATGCTCAATCAACAAATGGCAAATACGCTATCTTTAAAAGAGAATATTATTATTCTATGTGGCCATTATAAGGGTATAGACCATCGTGTACGCGACTTATTAGTTACTAAAGAAATTTCAATTGGCGATTATGTACTCAGTGGTGGCGAGCTAGCCGCTGCTGTTTTATCAGATAGTATTATCCGTTTAATACCCGGAGTTTTAGGTGATGAAACCTCTGCTTTAAGTGATTCATTTCAGGATGGGCTGTTGGCTCCTCCAGTTTACACAAGACCGTCAGAGTATAATGGATTAAAAGTACCGGCAATATTACTATCAGGTAATTTTCCTAAAATTGAAGAATGGCGAACAGAAAAAGCCATAGAAAGGACAAAAAACATACGGCCTGATTTATTAAAAAAGAGTGAAAAATAA
- the rplS gene encoding 50S ribosomal protein L19, with protein sequence MEDLVKFVQNEFVAKNEIPEFAAGDTITVYYEIKEGEKKRTQFFKGVVIQRRGSGLSETFTIRKMSGTVGVERIFPINLPAIQKIEINKKGAVRRARIFYFRKLTGKKARIKEVQR encoded by the coding sequence ATGGAAGATTTAGTAAAATTTGTACAAAACGAATTTGTAGCAAAAAATGAAATTCCTGAGTTTGCTGCCGGAGACACAATTACTGTGTATTATGAAATTAAGGAAGGTGAAAAAAAACGTACGCAATTTTTTAAAGGTGTAGTTATTCAACGTAGAGGTTCAGGTTTATCTGAAACTTTTACAATTAGAAAAATGTCTGGTACTGTAGGTGTTGAAAGAATATTCCCTATTAACTTACCTGCAATTCAAAAAATTGAAATAAACAAAAAAGGTGCCGTAAGAAGAGCTAGAATTTTCTACTTTAGAAAACTTACTGGTAAAAAAGCTAGAATTAAAGAAGTACAACGCTAA